A stretch of Henckelia pumila isolate YLH828 chromosome 4, ASM3356847v2, whole genome shotgun sequence DNA encodes these proteins:
- the LOC140863864 gene encoding triose phosphate/phosphate translocator, non-green plastid, chloroplastic-like yields the protein MQSAAVAFSSPSLSLSANHAKLAAASRFNARSLLPHSERTRFENATSTVFSSSPSTPISCSMRRSGWIFSSNPAPKSDLVPARATSESADAAEVPQSKNMSDTLVLGTLFGLWYLFNIYFNIYNKQVLKVYPYPVTVSLVQFAVGTVIVFLMWTLNIYKRPAISGSQLAAILPLAVVHTLGNLFTNMSLGKVAVSFTHTIKAMEPFFSVVLSAMFLGEFPTVWVIFSLLPIVGGVGLASMTEASFNWAGFWSAMASNLTNQSRNVLSKKFMVKKEESLDNITLFSVITIMSFIMMIPTAIFMEGVKFTPAYINAAGLDVKQVCIRSLLAAISFHAYQQVSYMILQRVSPVTHSVGNCVKRVVVIVSSVIFFRTAVSPVNAFGTGIALTGVFLYSRVKRIKPKPKVA from the exons ATGCAAAGCGCGGCCGTTGCATTCTCCTCCCCGTCGCTCTCTCTCTCCGCCAATCACGCTAAGCTCGCCGCCGCCAGCAGGTTCAATGCTCGCTCTCTTTTGCCGCACTCGGAGCGGACACGTTTCGAGAATGCCACCTCAACGGTCTTTTCCTCTTCACCGTCCACGCCGATTTCCTGCTCGATGAGGCGAAGCGGCTGGATTTTCAGCTCGAATCCGGCGCCGAAGTCCGATTTGGTTCCAGCTCGGGCCACCTCCGAGAGCGCGGACGCGGCCGAGGTCCCGCAATCGAAGAATATGTCGGATACTTTGGTGCTCGGAACGCTGTTCGGGCTCTGGTACCTGTTTAATATATACTTCAATATCTACAACAAGCAG GTTCTCAAAGTTTATCCATACCCAGTAACAGTCTCTCTAGTTCAATTTGCTGTTGGGACTGTAATTGTTTTTTTGATGTGGACCTTGAATATCTACAAGCGGCCTGCAATCAGTGGTTCCCAG CTTGCTGCAATTCTTCCACTGGCAGTTGTTCACACTTTAGGAAATCTCTTCACCAATATGAGTCTAGGAAAAGTAGCTGTTTCATTCACTCATACAATTAAAGCAATGGAACCATTCTTCTCAGTTGTACTTTCTGCAATGTTCTTGGGAGAG TTTCCCACAGTATGGGTAATTTTCTCTCTTTTACCAATTGTTGGTGGAGTTGGTTTGGCATCAATGACTGAGGCCTCTTTTAATTG GGCTGGTTTTTGGAGCGCGATGGCCTCAAATTTGACGAATCAGTCTCGCAACGTCCTTAGCAAAAAGTTTATGGTTAAGAAAGAG GAGTCCTTGGACAACATTACTTTATTTTCAGTTATCACTATTATGTCGTTTATCATGATGATACCAACTGCTATTTTCATGGAAGGCGTCAAGTTTACTCCTGCATATATTAATGCTGCT GGATTGGATGTCAAACAAGTTTGCATTAGGTCCCTTCTGGCTGCTATATCCTTCCATGCATATCAGCAG gttTCTTATATGATACTGCAACGTGTGTCTCCTGTCACTCATTCTGTGGGCAACTGTGTCAAGCGTGTCGTGGTGATTGTGTCCTCTGTTATCTTCTTCCGCACAGCAGTTTCGCCTGTCAATGCCTTTG GTACTGGAATAGCCCTTACTGGAGTATTCCTATACTCGAGAGTGAAGCGCATCAAACCAAAGCCAAAGGTGGCTTGA